A part of Ammospiza caudacuta isolate bAmmCau1 chromosome 5, bAmmCau1.pri, whole genome shotgun sequence genomic DNA contains:
- the RAD52 gene encoding DNA repair protein RAD52 homolog produces the protein MPESQGKDSESCSSSSSNTGDSVASFGQYQYTASEYRAIQHALRQRLGPDYISSRQAGGGQKVCYIEGHKVISLANEMFGFNGWAHSVTQQNVDFVDLNNGRFYVGVCAFVRVQLKDGSYHEDVGYGVSEGLKSKALSLEKARKEAVTDGLKRALKCFGNALGNCILDKDYLRAVNKLPRQVPPELDLVKAKMQDYEPEIEQARYSSYVERQSAAGRQPCEVTPGCKPGQTEAAVVTADQKQPNAPRSTDSLAMECDATYQRKLRQKRLQQQFREQMEKKQQVPGVTASSKQAKCDAPVKHSTPTEVQQELAIEEEFFADDPELWDISLESTVLKVTGAKMSEPSGAAQLAPGTPRGQQQRTPHRGNQHRAAARLAQLQGPAAAPCTSCAPQHTPGCSPIRRSQSLKKRRLEPT, from the exons ATGCCTGAGAGCCAGGGGAAGGAcagtgagagctgcagcagcagcagctccaacaCTGGGGACTCAGTGGCTTCCTTTGGACAG TACCAGTACACGGCCAGCGAGTACCGAGCCATCCAGCACGCGCTGCGCCAGAGGCTGGGCCCCGACTACatcagcagcaggcaggcaggaggagggcagAAG GTCTGTTACATTGAGGGTCACAAGGTCATCAGTCTGGCCAATGAAATGTTTGGCTTCAATGGCTGGGCTCACTCAGTCACTCAGCAGAATGTTG ACTTCGTTGACCTCAACAATGGCAGGTTCTACGTGGGTGTCTGTGCTTTTGTGAGAGTTCAGCTTAAG GATGGGTCATACCACGAAGATGTGGGGTATGGAGTCAGTGAAGGCCTGAAGTCTAAAGCCTTATCCTTAGAAAAGGCAAGGAAGGAGGCAGTAACAGATGGACTGAAGAGAGCCCTCAA GTGCTTTGGCAATGCCCTTGGGAACTGCATCCTGGACAAGGACTACCTGCGAGCCGTCAACAAGCTGCCCCGGCAG GTACCCCCTGAGTTAGACTTGGTCAAAGCTAAAATGCAGGACTATGAGCCTGAAATAGAGCAAGCAAGATACAGCAGCTATGTGGAAAGGCAGAGTGCAGCAGGGAGACAGCCCTGTGAGGTGACACCTGGCTGCAAGCCTGGCCAGACAGAGGCTGCTGTTGTGACAGCAGATCAGAAACAGCCCAATGCTCCCAG gagcacagacTCCTTGGCCATGGAGTGTGATGCCACTTACCAGAGGAAGCTGCGCCAGAAGCggctgcagcagcagttccGGGAGCAGatggagaaaaagcagcaggTCCCAGGAGTCACTGCCAGCAGCAAACAGG CAAAATGTGATGCTCCTGTGAAGCACAGCACTCCAACAGAAGTGCAACAGGAGCTGGCCATAGAAGAGGAGTTCTTTGCAG ATGATCCTGAACTCTGGGACATCTCCTTGGAGAGCACTGTCCTGAAGGTGACGGGTGCCAAGATGTCAGAGCCCTcaggggctgcacagctggCACCTGGGACACCCcgtggccagcagcagaggaCACCCCACAGGGGgaaccagcacagagctgctgccaggctggcacagctgcagggccctgctgcagccccctgcaccagctgtgccccccaGCACACCCCAG GGTGCAGCCCCATCAGGAGAAGTCAGAGCTTGAAGAAAAGGAGACTGGAACCCACGTGA